Within the Thiohalobacter sp. IOR34 genome, the region GGCACGGTACTCGGCCTCGCCGAAGGCCTCGCTGAACTGTACCGCCGTGGGATAGGAGGTATAGCGCGGTCCGCTGGTATCGTAACGGCGGATCAGCTCCGAATCGAATTCCAGTCTCTGTTGCATCAGTCGTCCTCGTCCACCGCCAGCCCTTCGCGGTGGGTGACATTGATGATCTGCAGCAGGTGCTTGAACGGCAGCAGCCGGTCGCTGGCACGGCGCACCTGTTTCATGAATGGCAGATCGCGATCCTCGAAATGATACACCCCATCGATCATCTGCTGCTTGAGCTGGCGGACGCCGCCCTCCAGCTCGCCGAGAAACTCCAGCGCGCCACCCATGGAATCGGCGTCGTATTCGGCGGCAGCGCGCAATTCCGCGATCTCGAACAGCGCCTCGTCGATCAGGGCCACGTATTCGTCGGCAGTCTTTGGCCGGTTGTCCACCACCATACTCTCAGCTCTCCTCTTGCTCTTGGAGCGCGGCCTCGAAGCGGGCCTGGTGTTCGGCCAGCTGCGCCGCGCTCAGTAGGAACACGCCCTGCCCGCCGCGTTCGAATTCCAGCCACAGGAAGGGCACCTCGGGGAAGCGCTCGACCAGCGCCGGCTCGCTGTTGCCAACCTCCACCACCAGGATGCCCTGCGGCGCGAGATGCGCCCCGGCATCGCGCAGGATGCGCAGCACCAGGTCCAGGCCATCCCCGCCGCCGGCCAGGCCGAGCGCCGGTTCGTGACGAAACTCCTCCGGCAGGCAGGCCATCTCCTCGGCGTCGACATAGGGCGGGTTGCTGACGATGATGTCGTAGACCCGCCCCTGCAGCGCCGAGAACAGGTCGGACTGGATGGCCTGCACCCGCTCCTGCAGGCCATGCCGGGCAATGTTCTGCTCCGCCACCGCCAGGGCTTCCACCGAGACATCGACCAGATCGACCTCGGCCTCCTCCAGATAGGCCGCGCAGGCGATACCGATGCAACCGCTGCCAGTACACAGATCCAGCACCCGCTGCACCTGCTCGGGATCGATCCAGGGCTGGAAGCGGGCCTCGACCAGTTCGGCGATCGGCGAGCGCGGCACCAGCACCCGCTCGTCGACATGGAAGGGCAGACCGGCGAACCAGGCCTCGCCGGTCAGATAGGGCGCCGGGATCCGCTCCAGATAGCGCCGCCGCAACAGGCTGAACACCACCCGCCGCTCCTCCTCGCTGAGCGCCGCATCCAGATAGCCGTCCGGCAACAGCGGCGGCAGATGCAGGGCATGGGTAACCAGCAGCAGCGCCTCGTCAAAGGCATTGTCGGTACCGTGGCCGAAGCACAGCCGCTGCTCGTTGAAGCGGCTCGCCCCCCAGCGGACGAAATCACGCAGGCTGTGCAGCCCGGCAGGCAGGCTATCGGCGGTATCCATGGGGTCGTCAAACCTCGCGAGTGAAGACGGCACATGATAAACCATGTCGCCCGGCGGGCGATAACCTTCCCCCGCCATTCCCGCGCGTCATCCAGTGGAATCCAGTTCCGCGGCCGGCTGTCCCCGGCGCAGCGGGCTGTGGGATAATGCCGCGGCATGCAACCCCTGCCCCACAAGCCACGCGGCGAGATCCGCATCCCCACCCTGCTCAGCCTGGCCGCCCTGATCGCGGTGCTCTATGTCGCCTTCGAGGCGCGGTCGCCGGCACCGCTGCCGGAAACCGGCCCGGGCACCCGCTGGCTGGAGGAACCGCGCAGCCTGCAGCCCTTCAGCCTGGTGCGTCACGATGAAACCCCCTTCACATCCGCCTCACTGAAGGGACACTGGACCCTGCTGGTCTTCGGCCAAAGCCACTGCCAGGCGATCTGTCCGACCACCCTTGGCACGCTGAATCAGGTGCTGCAGGCCATCCTTCGCGGCGGGGAACGGGCACCAGAAGTGGTCTTCGCCAGCCTCGATCCCGAGCAGGACACCCCCCGACAGCTGACCCTGTTCCTGGCCTATTTCAACCCGGCCTTCGTCGGCGTCAGCGGCAAGACGGCCGAGATCGAGGCCTTCGCCCGCCAGTTCGGGATCGAGCCGGGCCGGAGCGAGGCGGCGCATTCGGCCGGCATCCAGCTGATCGACCCCCAGGGACGATTGACCGCCGTCTTCCTGCCGCCCTTCGATGCCGCGCTCATCGCCCGCGACTTCCTGCGGCTGAGCCATTACCTGGGCCGCGGCCGGCAGGCGCCGCCTGCCAGGCCTGAGAGTCCGAGCCTCCCATGACCCGGCAGCCAGCGTCCAGCCCCGCCGAACAAGGCGCCAGTCTTGGCGACTATCTGCTGTCCCTGCCGCAGTACCTGTTGCCGCACCACGCCCTGTCGCGGCTGGTGCTGCGCGCCACCCGGGTGCGCCAGCGCGCCTGGAAGAACCTGCTGATCCGCCAGATCAGCCGCCACTACCGCATCGATCTCGAGGAAGCGGTATCGGCCGACCCCGACCACTACGCCAGCTTCAACGACTTTTTCACCCGCCCCCTCAAGCCCGGGGTCCGGCCCCTCGACCCGCGGCCGGACCGGCTGCTCAGCCCGGTCGACGGCCGGGTCAGCCAAGCCGGCACGATCGAGGCGACGCGCATCTTCCAGGCCAAGGGACGCGACTATTCACTGCTCGAACTGCTCGGCGGCCAGACCGACAGTGCCGAGCCCTTCCGCGATGGCCGTTTCGCCACCCTCTATCTGTCCCCCCGCGACTACCACCGCATCCACATGCCGCTGGCCGGCACCCTGCGCCGCACCATCTATGTCCCGGGACGTCTGTTCAGCGTCGCGCCGCACACGGTGCGCAGCGTGCCACGGCTGTTCGCCCGCAACGAGCGGCTGGTGAGCCTGTTCGACACCGCCGCCGGCCCCATGGCACTGGTCGCTGTCGGGGCGTTGTTCGTGTCCTGCATCGAGACCGTCTGGAGCGGGATCGAAACCCCGCCGCACGGCCACCGGGTACGGGTCCGCGACTTCCCGGCCGAGGGGCCGGGCTCGGTGCATCTGACCCGCGGCGCCGAGATGGGTCGCTTCAACATGGGCTCCACGGTGATCCTGCTGTTCGGCCCGGAGGCGGTGGCC harbors:
- a CDS encoding SCO family protein translates to MQPLPHKPRGEIRIPTLLSLAALIAVLYVAFEARSPAPLPETGPGTRWLEEPRSLQPFSLVRHDETPFTSASLKGHWTLLVFGQSHCQAICPTTLGTLNQVLQAILRGGERAPEVVFASLDPEQDTPRQLTLFLAYFNPAFVGVSGKTAEIEAFARQFGIEPGRSEAAHSAGIQLIDPQGRLTAVFLPPFDAALIARDFLRLSHYLGRGRQAPPARPESPSLP
- the prmB gene encoding 50S ribosomal protein L3 N(5)-glutamine methyltransferase is translated as MDTADSLPAGLHSLRDFVRWGASRFNEQRLCFGHGTDNAFDEALLLVTHALHLPPLLPDGYLDAALSEEERRVVFSLLRRRYLERIPAPYLTGEAWFAGLPFHVDERVLVPRSPIAELVEARFQPWIDPEQVQRVLDLCTGSGCIGIACAAYLEEAEVDLVDVSVEALAVAEQNIARHGLQERVQAIQSDLFSALQGRVYDIIVSNPPYVDAEEMACLPEEFRHEPALGLAGGGDGLDLVLRILRDAGAHLAPQGILVVEVGNSEPALVERFPEVPFLWLEFERGGQGVFLLSAAQLAEHQARFEAALQEQEES
- a CDS encoding general secretion pathway protein GspF is translated as MVVDNRPKTADEYVALIDEALFEIAELRAAAEYDADSMGGALEFLGELEGGVRQLKQQMIDGVYHFEDRDLPFMKQVRRASDRLLPFKHLLQIINVTHREGLAVDEDD
- the asd gene encoding archaetidylserine decarboxylase (Phosphatidylserine decarboxylase is synthesized as a single chain precursor. Generation of the pyruvoyl active site from a Ser is coupled to cleavage of a Gly-Ser bond between the larger (beta) and smaller (alpha chains). It is an integral membrane protein.), with translation MTRQPASSPAEQGASLGDYLLSLPQYLLPHHALSRLVLRATRVRQRAWKNLLIRQISRHYRIDLEEAVSADPDHYASFNDFFTRPLKPGVRPLDPRPDRLLSPVDGRVSQAGTIEATRIFQAKGRDYSLLELLGGQTDSAEPFRDGRFATLYLSPRDYHRIHMPLAGTLRRTIYVPGRLFSVAPHTVRSVPRLFARNERLVSLFDTAAGPMALVAVGALFVSCIETVWSGIETPPHGHRVRVRDFPAEGPGSVHLTRGAEMGRFNMGSTVILLFGPEAVAWEAGVRPDAALRMGQAIGRLLQPAATPDTGP